A section of the Streptomyces sp. Je 1-369 genome encodes:
- a CDS encoding penicillin-binding transpeptidase domain-containing protein — MKVHPGLLGGAAAVVVCGVGAAAFALSGGSGSGGGSTVDEKPVASGPPKPAEVRSTARAFLTAWAEGNTTRAAALTDDPAAAKKALTSYRKDAHLTKPRLKPGKRAGADVPFEAAATVSYEGKSKALSYESELTVVRRKSDGETLVGWAPSVVHPDLKEGDRLVTGEAGDPPIKAVDRDGAELTAAKYPSLGTVLDGLREKYGKEAGGKAGVELRVVRAEKPEAKGGGAGKGDSKATPDKTLLTLSPGTPGTLETTFSGSLQSTAERETAKRKRASVVVVKPSTGEILAAANSEPAGFNTAFQGSIAPGSTMKVISSSMLLEKKLAGVDKKHPCPKYETYGGWKFQNDDKFQIKGGTFRASFARSCNTAFISQAKKLEDDSLTKQAQEVFGLGRDNWSIGVSSFDGAVPVQSDAQMAASLIGQGGVRMNPLNMASVAATVKSGTFRQPYLVSPDVDDRKLATATRKMSGSTAAALRDLMHYTAVAGTATKPMSGLGSDMGAKTGSAEVDGQKKPNGWFTAYRGDLASAAVVQEGGHGGDSAGPVVRAMLRAGG; from the coding sequence ATGAAGGTGCACCCTGGTCTGCTCGGCGGGGCGGCGGCCGTGGTCGTGTGCGGTGTGGGGGCCGCCGCGTTCGCGCTGTCCGGCGGTTCTGGCTCCGGGGGCGGTTCGACCGTCGACGAGAAGCCGGTGGCGTCGGGCCCGCCGAAGCCCGCCGAAGTCCGGTCCACCGCTCGGGCGTTCCTCACCGCGTGGGCGGAGGGGAACACGACCCGCGCGGCCGCGCTCACGGACGATCCGGCGGCGGCGAAGAAGGCCCTGACGTCGTACCGCAAGGACGCGCACCTCACGAAGCCCCGTCTGAAGCCGGGCAAGCGCGCGGGCGCCGACGTGCCGTTCGAGGCGGCGGCCACGGTGTCGTACGAGGGAAAGAGCAAGGCCCTGTCGTACGAGTCCGAACTCACGGTCGTCCGCAGGAAGAGCGACGGGGAAACGCTGGTCGGCTGGGCGCCCTCGGTGGTCCACCCGGACCTCAAGGAAGGCGACCGCCTGGTCACGGGCGAGGCGGGCGACCCGCCGATCAAGGCGGTGGACCGGGACGGCGCGGAGCTGACGGCGGCGAAGTACCCGTCGCTGGGCACGGTGCTCGACGGGCTGCGCGAGAAGTACGGCAAGGAGGCGGGCGGCAAGGCGGGGGTGGAGCTGCGGGTGGTCCGTGCGGAGAAGCCGGAGGCGAAGGGGGGCGGGGCCGGTAAGGGCGACTCCAAGGCGACGCCCGACAAGACGCTCCTCACGCTCTCCCCCGGCACTCCGGGAACGCTTGAGACGACGTTCAGCGGCTCGCTCCAGTCGACCGCCGAACGCGAGACCGCGAAGCGGAAGCGTGCGTCCGTCGTGGTCGTGAAACCCAGCACCGGCGAGATCCTGGCCGCGGCCAACTCCGAACCGGCCGGCTTCAACACGGCGTTCCAGGGCTCGATCGCGCCCGGCTCCACGATGAAGGTCATCAGCTCGTCGATGCTCCTGGAGAAGAAGCTCGCCGGAGTCGACAAGAAGCACCCGTGCCCCAAGTACGAGACGTACGGCGGCTGGAAGTTCCAGAACGACGACAAGTTCCAGATCAAGGGCGGCACGTTCCGGGCGAGCTTCGCGCGGTCCTGCAACACGGCTTTCATCAGCCAGGCCAAGAAGCTGGAGGACGACTCCCTCACCAAGCAGGCGCAGGAGGTCTTCGGCCTCGGCCGCGACAACTGGTCGATCGGCGTCTCGTCCTTCGACGGAGCGGTGCCGGTGCAGAGCGACGCACAGATGGCGGCGTCGCTCATCGGCCAGGGCGGTGTACGCATGAACCCCCTGAACATGGCGTCGGTCGCCGCGACGGTGAAGTCGGGCACGTTCCGGCAGCCCTATCTGGTCTCGCCGGACGTCGACGACCGCAAGCTGGCGACGGCGACGCGCAAGATGTCGGGCTCCACGGCGGCGGCGCTGCGGGACCTGATGCACTACACGGCGGTGGCGGGCACGGCGACCAAGCCGATGTCGGGCCTCGGCTCCGACATGGGCGCGAAGACGGGCTCGGCGGAGGTCGACGGCCAGAAGAAGCCGAACGGCTGGTTCACGGCGTACCGGGGCGACCTGGCGTCGGCGGCGGTCGTGCAGGAGGGCGGCCACGGCGGGGACTCGGCGGGGCCGGTGGTACGGGCGATGCTGCGGGCAGGGGGCTGA
- a CDS encoding YbaK/EbsC family protein produces the protein MSATPPEASDAHPRFAEALHRLGLGDLLPRVRRFPEQTRTAQEAAAAIGCELSQICKSLIFAADSVPVLVLLDGASRVDLDLVRQELGAEKVTRAKADVVRETTGYAIGGVPPFGHATKTRVLADRSLLAHDEVWAAAGTPYAVFPMAPEALIAQAGARLVDVRETAA, from the coding sequence ATGAGCGCAACACCACCCGAAGCATCCGATGCCCACCCCCGATTCGCCGAGGCCCTGCACCGACTGGGCCTCGGCGATCTGCTTCCCCGGGTCCGCCGCTTCCCGGAGCAGACGCGCACCGCGCAGGAGGCGGCCGCGGCGATCGGCTGCGAGCTGAGCCAGATCTGCAAATCCCTGATCTTCGCCGCGGACAGCGTCCCCGTACTGGTCCTGTTGGACGGAGCGTCGCGGGTCGATCTCGACCTCGTACGGCAGGAGCTGGGCGCGGAGAAGGTGACCCGGGCGAAGGCGGACGTGGTCCGTGAGACGACCGGTTACGCGATCGGAGGCGTACCGCCCTTCGGCCACGCCACGAAGACGCGCGTCCTGGCCGACCGCTCCCTCCTCGCCCACGACGAGGTGTGGGCGGCGGCCGGTACGCCCTACGCGGTCTTCCCGATGGCACCCGAAGCCCTGATCGCCCAGGCGGGCGCCAGGCTGGTGGACGTGCGCGAGACGGCCGCGTGA
- a CDS encoding DMT family transporter has protein sequence MTPLVAAAVLLAAVTHACWNAIAHHITDKLVGFTLISGGGTLIGLLLSPFVPIPDAEAWPYLVLSAAIHVGYYALLMRSFKLGDFGQAYPIARGTAPLVVTVLAAVFAGEVPDGWQAAGVAVSCAGLTGLALWGIRGSGRRPDWAAIGAALATGVSIAAYTVVDGLGVRASGSSMGYIAWLMILEGIAVPLYAAYRWRTELIPRLRPFALVGLAGAALSVSAYGLVLWAQTRADLAPISALRESSIIVGAAIGAVFFKERFGAPRLVAAGLMVAGIGLMLHAG, from the coding sequence GTGACCCCGCTGGTCGCGGCGGCCGTCCTGCTCGCCGCCGTCACGCACGCGTGCTGGAACGCGATAGCCCACCACATCACCGACAAGCTGGTCGGCTTCACGCTCATATCCGGCGGCGGCACGCTGATCGGCCTGCTCCTGTCCCCGTTCGTCCCGATCCCGGACGCGGAGGCCTGGCCCTACCTGGTCCTCTCCGCGGCGATCCACGTCGGCTACTACGCCCTGCTCATGCGGTCGTTCAAGCTCGGCGACTTCGGCCAGGCCTACCCGATCGCGCGCGGCACGGCGCCGCTGGTCGTCACCGTGCTCGCGGCGGTCTTCGCGGGCGAGGTCCCGGACGGCTGGCAGGCGGCGGGCGTCGCGGTCTCGTGCGCGGGCCTGACGGGCCTCGCCCTGTGGGGCATCCGGGGCTCGGGCCGCCGCCCCGACTGGGCGGCGATCGGCGCGGCACTCGCGACGGGCGTCTCGATCGCGGCGTACACGGTGGTGGACGGCCTGGGCGTACGGGCCTCCGGCTCCTCCATGGGCTACATCGCGTGGCTGATGATCCTGGAGGGCATCGCGGTCCCCCTCTACGCGGCGTACCGCTGGCGCACCGAACTGATCCCCCGCCTCCGCCCGTTCGCCCTGGTCGGCCTCGCGGGCGCGGCCCTCTCGGTCTCCGCGTACGGCCTGGTCCTCTGGGCCCAGACACGGGCGGACCTGGCCCCGATCTCCGCGCTGCGCGAGTCCTCGATCATCGTCGGCGCGGCGATAGGCGCGGTCTTCTTCAAGGAACGGTTCGGGGCGCCGCGGTTGGTGGCGGCGGGGTTGATGGTGGCGGGGATCGGGTTGATGCTGCATGCGGGGTAG
- a CDS encoding ATP-binding protein — MGLAREGLRKTLAAWELSRAEEAALLVLSELFGNAVVHGTVPSGSEVETRYLRMAAGVRIEVHDDACELPQSAPLPGDDACSGRGLFLVAAFADRWDVAERCDGPGKAVWAEVSVPVGVNGA; from the coding sequence GTGGGTCTGGCGCGCGAGGGGCTGCGGAAGACCCTGGCCGCCTGGGAGTTGAGCCGTGCCGAGGAGGCGGCGCTGCTCGTCCTGTCGGAGTTGTTCGGCAACGCCGTCGTCCACGGGACGGTGCCCAGCGGAAGTGAGGTGGAGACCCGGTATCTGCGGATGGCCGCTGGCGTACGGATCGAGGTGCACGACGACGCCTGCGAGCTGCCACAGTCGGCTCCGTTGCCCGGTGACGACGCGTGCTCCGGGCGTGGGCTCTTCCTCGTCGCGGCCTTCGCCGACCGGTGGGACGTCGCCGAGCGGTGTGACGGGCCGGGCAAGGCGGTGTGGGCAGAGGTCTCCGTCCCGGTGGGTGTGAACGGGGCCTAG
- a CDS encoding helix-turn-helix domain-containing protein — protein MPAGGRPTVRSRRLGAALKRHREAADLDQSAAAEAILRSVTKISRLETGQVSASALEVRTLLDRYGVEDPDERQRLEKWARASNERGWWLDYQEIVQPDYADHITLESDATYIRSWEPSLIPGLLQTPAYAESVILSGPMPCGHEKAAQLVKIRQERQKLIEDGRANFTAIIWEPALQALAQDAAVCGEQLLKLHDTSQRQNVTIQILPCGTYRIAGMTGPFVAFSFGVEPNIEAVTVPNATNTSVVEAPEDLAIYTNTFDQLRSAAMSPNESSVRIQELLATSQ, from the coding sequence ATGCCCGCAGGCGGGAGGCCAACAGTCCGCAGTCGAAGGCTGGGTGCGGCACTGAAGCGGCACCGTGAAGCCGCCGACCTGGACCAGTCCGCTGCGGCGGAGGCGATTCTGAGGTCCGTTACCAAAATCAGCCGCCTGGAGACAGGGCAAGTGTCGGCCTCAGCCCTGGAGGTCCGAACGCTCCTGGACCGCTATGGGGTCGAAGACCCGGACGAAAGGCAACGGCTGGAGAAGTGGGCTCGCGCCAGCAACGAACGTGGCTGGTGGCTTGATTACCAAGAGATCGTCCAACCCGACTACGCGGATCACATCACGCTTGAAAGTGATGCAACATACATCCGCTCCTGGGAGCCTTCCTTGATCCCCGGCCTACTTCAAACTCCTGCTTACGCTGAGTCCGTTATCCTTTCGGGCCCCATGCCCTGCGGACATGAGAAAGCTGCACAGTTGGTCAAAATCCGGCAGGAGAGGCAGAAGCTGATCGAGGATGGCCGAGCAAACTTTACCGCCATCATCTGGGAACCTGCCTTGCAAGCACTGGCACAGGACGCGGCGGTCTGCGGTGAACAGCTGCTGAAGCTGCATGACACGAGCCAACGGCAGAACGTCACAATCCAGATCCTCCCTTGTGGAACGTATCGAATCGCCGGAATGACCGGGCCGTTTGTCGCCTTCTCCTTCGGAGTTGAACCCAACATCGAAGCAGTCACCGTGCCGAATGCGACCAACACGTCCGTCGTGGAGGCACCGGAGGATCTGGCCATCTACACGAACACGTTCGACCAACTCCGTTCGGCTGCTATGTCTCCTAATGAGAGTTCCGTTCGGATTCAGGAGCTCCTCGCCACATCGCAATGA
- a CDS encoding DUF397 domain-containing protein, whose protein sequence is MNLEIVTEFRKSSYSNQQGDCLEIAHIASGGRAVRDSKDPKGPTLSFPAEAWNSFVIGLKTARPE, encoded by the coding sequence GTGAACCTTGAAATCGTCACCGAGTTCCGCAAGTCGTCGTACTCGAATCAACAGGGAGATTGCCTGGAGATCGCGCACATTGCATCTGGAGGGCGTGCCGTACGCGACAGCAAGGATCCGAAGGGGCCGACGCTCAGCTTCCCTGCAGAGGCATGGAACTCCTTCGTCATCGGGCTCAAGACAGCGCGACCCGAGTAG
- a CDS encoding DUF397 domain-containing protein has protein sequence MLTRQLSGVTWLKSSYSGGGSGGGDCIEVANLPYRTAVRDSKNPVGSALTFGGAAWRRFVDEVKGSHPG, from the coding sequence ATGCTTACCCGACAGCTCAGTGGCGTCACATGGCTTAAGAGCAGCTACAGCGGAGGCGGTTCTGGTGGCGGCGACTGCATAGAGGTCGCCAACCTGCCGTACCGCACGGCCGTCCGCGACAGCAAGAACCCGGTGGGGTCCGCCCTTACCTTCGGCGGCGCCGCGTGGCGCCGCTTCGTCGATGAGGTCAAGGGCTCCCACCCCGGGTAA
- a CDS encoding permease prefix domain 1-containing protein translates to MSPIDDHVAALTAALRGPERAKSRLIEEMHDGLMDTAAAHADAGADEEEAARLAVRDFGTIEDLVPACQHELTIAQARHTARTITLTAPFLLACWYLARGDLLWQQLAAHLALIATLAALLAAATLAATGALARRLPTPHSLPLTVAWVGTTASAAMAVAALSLTIAAVLATDWLLLTAAGVLAAASHAVVAASVRACRRCVGLSPAQPAAG, encoded by the coding sequence ATGAGCCCCATCGACGACCACGTCGCCGCACTGACAGCGGCCCTGCGCGGCCCGGAGCGCGCCAAGTCCCGCCTCATCGAGGAGATGCACGACGGTCTCATGGACACGGCGGCCGCCCACGCCGACGCGGGGGCGGACGAGGAGGAGGCAGCGCGCCTGGCGGTACGGGACTTCGGCACGATCGAGGACCTCGTCCCCGCCTGCCAGCATGAACTGACCATCGCCCAGGCGCGACACACGGCCCGGACGATCACGCTGACGGCCCCGTTCCTGCTGGCCTGTTGGTACCTGGCGAGGGGCGACCTGCTCTGGCAGCAACTGGCGGCACACCTGGCCCTGATCGCCACGCTGGCGGCCCTGTTGGCGGCGGCAACGCTGGCGGCCACGGGCGCCTTGGCCCGACGCCTGCCCACCCCACACAGCCTGCCGCTGACGGTCGCATGGGTCGGCACGACGGCCAGCGCGGCCATGGCGGTGGCGGCCCTCTCCCTGACCATCGCGGCGGTCCTCGCCACGGACTGGCTCCTGCTGACAGCGGCGGGCGTCCTGGCGGCGGCGTCCCACGCGGTGGTGGCGGCATCGGTGAGGGCGTGCCGCCGCTGTGTGGGTCTGAGCCCGGCACAACCGGCGGCGGGTTGA
- a CDS encoding PadR family transcriptional regulator yields the protein MKADAVRGHLDGLLLAVLEPGPLHGYAIITAVQRRSGGALELRTGTIYPALNRLERLGLLSSSWESATGERRRRAYELTDAGRATLAGERAAWTEFTAAIGAVLNPGAQPGAQPGLAT from the coding sequence ATGAAGGCGGATGCGGTGCGAGGGCACCTCGACGGACTGCTGTTGGCCGTGCTGGAGCCGGGCCCGCTGCACGGGTACGCGATCATCACCGCGGTGCAGCGCCGCAGCGGCGGCGCACTGGAGTTGCGGACGGGCACGATCTACCCGGCGCTGAACCGCCTGGAGCGGCTCGGCCTGCTGAGCAGCAGCTGGGAGTCGGCGACGGGCGAGCGCCGCCGCAGGGCGTACGAGTTGACCGACGCGGGACGGGCCACCCTGGCCGGTGAGCGGGCGGCCTGGACAGAGTTCACCGCGGCGATCGGCGCGGTCCTGAACCCCGGCGCGCAGCCGGGCGCACAGCCCGGACTCGCCACATGA